The DNA region AGTTCCTGATCGCTTTATTAACAGCGAAAGCCCTGAAGATCTCGTGTTTTATTTGGACGGTGCACATAGCCCAGAAAGCATGGAAATATGCGCTAGATGGTTTTCTCATTCTGTTCAGCCACCCGGTACTTCTagatcatcacatgattgggtACAGAGGCACCCTATTGAAACAGTCAGGAAGAATTCAGAACAGGTAGACGCTTTATTTTACAAGCCTTGGAGATATTCATTTTCCTCTTGCTGTTACTGAGAAAAAGATGATGATAAATACTTGCAGATATTGCTGTTTAATTGTATGTCAGTGAGGGATCCTCAGTTGCTTCTTCCGAACCTGATGAAAACATGTGCCAGTCACGGTGAGCATACACATTACTTGATGTAATCCCCTGAATTTTCGTCTTTTGAAGATCTAAAAGGAATTTATAGGTTCAGATTCATTCTTTATATATTTGATCTACAATGAATTTTGTGAGGATCCGTGATTGGAAAGTTAAGACGGGTTTATAAGGAATTAGGCCACTCCcctattgccaattggttttatggcgGTACCTCACCTTCCTTCAACTTTCTTGAACTATTTTTTGAAGGAACTTATGAGATTTTGGTTTTAGGTGTCTACTTCAAGAAGGCTCTGTTTGTACCAAACACATCAGTGAATCACAAGGTCGGATCGCATTCCTTGCCTCCGACTGATTCTCAGGTGGATTTGTCGTGGCAGTTCGCTCTTCAAAAAGTGTGGGAAAATTTAATGATGGGTAACAAAGGTATGTGGCTTATAACATAAAATGTCAATTAAGTTAACTTGGTCTTCAAACAACAtatgtatatacacacatatatacacatacCATATAATTCAGGAGTGCACTGTATTTCCCAGTTGGAAGTGTTTGTATATTTTGAGTTTAATAGGAGGCGATGACAATAGCGCAGGCACTGTTCGTGAAGAACTAACAGATGATAAGGAAATCGCCGTCAAAAGTTGCGAAAATAGTGCAGTTTTTCCGTCCCTCCCGTCAGCTATACAATGGCTCAGGGACAGTGTCCGGCAAAGTAAATCTGTCCGTTTTCAGGTAATGCCGGTTTTTAGGAGGTTggtatattttgtttttcacttTCATGGAACCAAAGTTTATATATCAGGTCCTTGTAACTGGTTCGTTACATCTTGTTGGCGATGTGTTGAGATTCATCAAGAAATGAGGCGTACTACGAAGCTGAAGCCTCCTATTTGCAAGTCTGTCGAACTTCAAGATTTTCTGTATTCGCTTGGGAAAAGCCATGAACCGTTCTAATTTCCCAGGGACTCCGAGGTGGTCAAGTGCCGACTGCCTCAACGTGCTTCTGCTACATACTGTATGTTCTCAACTGCCACATATTTCGTGTCGGCGTTTCTTAGCGGCTACATTTAAACAAGATACCGGCGTTTTGTTTGAGGGTGGGGCTATTTTCCTCACCCCTGTATCGCTATAACAACACGACCTTATTGAGACGTTTCATTTCTTTGTCGACGGATTTGTTTGTATGAAAGACAATAATATCTGCAATTTCAGTCATGTTTTTCAGAAAAGCAAATCATTTTAGTTAACATCCCTCGAAGATCTCTCATAACCTAGCTGACTTAGTGCTCGTTTGAATGTGCTCTAATACTCGATGCGAGTTGGGATCTTCTACCCTGAAAGCATGTCCAAGAGATTTGAAGACGAGCTCGATTGTGTAACAGTAGGAGTGGAGTAATATGAGCTGAAACATCATAATGCTTGTAATTTTCACCCGAATCAAAGCCTTCATTCTGGCAGGGAATGATCATTCTGTACATGCTTACAAACTCTACTTCCTATAGCACTTGCATTTCTACCTGTTCTTTAAACCTCGCCCCACCGGCCGAGAGAAGCAATTCTAGTCTACCTATAGAACAAACGACCGCTGATGGAGAGCAAATTACAACACTGAACAACAGACGTATCCCAAATccacaaaaaataatcaaaacaatTAACAATCGTCACCGATGCTCAAAGCAATTGCCGGAGCTGCTGGTTTTCTTTCCGGAGAGACTTAACTTCTTTCATCAGCTCAGCTTGGTTTTCCAGCATTGCAGTCATCACATTTGACATTTCTGTCTGTGAAATGATTCCAGAAAATGCATTAGGAACTACATGAAAATGAAAAGGGAACTACAACATAGCAGATGCGTACCTCTTGCATATGAAATTGCCTTAAAATTTCTATATGAAGGTTCCTCATATCTTCATGTATGGATTTCTGAAAAGAATCGAGAGTTTCTTCTAGAGTACGTTGAAAAATCTGAAATGTAAAGGAACTTCCCTGCTGTGCATCTTGTTGGGGTGCATTTTGGAGATGTGAACTTCCACCCTGTCACAATCATCATCGTCGAGTTAACAATAATATTCTAGTATGACGGTAAAGGGCAACATGATAAACATCGGTGGTGGCTTCTCCTAACAAATTTCATCACTGGTTTCCAATTTGAATGACAGCATAAAATCAAGAGGTGAAAGCATGTAATATGACCAAATCAAAGACGATGACTTATCCAATAAATCTGTTACCCATACATTCATTGCTGGAAGAACCCCTGATTCTGTGGCAGTTGATGTATCTGACTTTGACAAGATGCTATTCAACAGTTCTTCTCTGCCTTCGGctcctgttttctttgtttttggcgAACTCACTGCTAGGGACGTTCGATCACTGAAGTTCGAAGTAGTGCTTATCCTCTCTGCATAAGTTGAGAATCTCCGAGGCAAGGTCAAAGATGTTGGTGAATCAAGGTTAGCCTGTCCCAAGAGGGCTTTGTTACCAGGGGACATAGGCATAGCACTCGAAGAAATGTGTTCTGGAAATCCTAATGAAGTCTCCTGAATGGAAGACAAATCTTTGGTGCGCAAATTTGCAAACTTTGCTGTTAAAGACATATCTGGCAGTCCAGATAAAGTTGGTCCTGATGTCTGAGCCGACATCCCAATGCGAGATGTAAAAGTGATTGGCTGGCGGAACTTATCAGAAAATCTCTCACCACCCCAAGCTTCTGGAGGGGTGATGGATGGGTCTTCGCTCTTGGAAGATGGTGCAGGAGTTGATTCTAATAGTGCAAATGACGATTTTATGTCATCCTGCACCAAGGAATAACACAAATTATCATTCAGAACAATGCATATGCAACAAAGGCATCATGAAATTTAACACCCCCACCCCAAAAATAGCAAATGAATTTACTTACATAGGAGTAACTACACTCTAGCTGCCTAGCATACATGGTTACGTTCAATCTAACATTTCATTTGGTTTACCATTTACAGAACAATAAAGACATGCTAGTCCAGAAATCTAATGGTAAGAACTGAACTTGTTAAGTTGTTAGTCGAAAAAACAATTGTTAAGAAGATTAAAATAGTTCtacttagtgtagataatatcgtctgttcaaaaaaaaaaaaaaaaaaaaaaaattggaacatTTCACATTAAGCATTCATCCAAGAAAATTAAAGATATGGATAACTGAGACCTGTGTAGATGTTGAACTGGGTTTCCAATCAAATATTGGATGATCACTGGCCCCATCTTCTGCAAAAGGGAATCTCCTACCGGACAAATTATCCTTCTTTGATTTGTCATCATCCCAAAGTTTGTCAAGTGAAGGTGTGATTGGATGAACGTCCACAAGAGGGGAGAACACCTCCATATCATCCTTGAAGTTATAAGTAGATCGAGGAGGATGCAATCTATGCAATGTTCCACCAGGCCATAAACGACCTCGTTGCGGTGTATCCTCTCCAGTAGATACACAAAGTATGCTTGATGTTAGTCCACTGCCAGCTGCTGTAACTGAAGTTGTCTCTGCAGATAAACTTGAACGGCCTGAATTTCGAGAACTAGATACTGCCATAGATAGAGAAAGACTTGATGAAGTCACAGAAGGAAGTTGGTCTGGCATAAGGATTGAATCTTCAACAGCATCTCCTAAAAGAGCAGTCTCAACAGTACAATTGCTTTCGTTTACAACGACAGGTTTTGACCTTTGCCAGCATAGACTTGTAACAGCCTGATGAATGCTATAAACGATTAGTACAAACAAAGTGAAACACCCTACTGAGTCATACATGAAGACTGCTTGTTAAAAGCTAAACACCCTAGTG from Malus domestica chromosome 01, GDT2T_hap1 includes:
- the LOC103411867 gene encoding protein NEDD1-like; the encoded protein is MSTGLDPSMTLLAASGGDTVKLFDVSDKSADPLVLSYTPSPGSHVNSLKWNHTNMVVASAGDDKKISLWNKNGKSMGTIPLAGTESGDGIEESILALSFGNRVSRYICSGGTGQVVRIWDLQRKRCIKWLRGHSSTITGAMYNFKDEHLASISLNGDVILHNLASGARTTELKDPNQQVLRVLDYSRISRHLLVTAGDGGSVHLWDTTARSPKVSWLKQHSAPTAGISFSPSNDKVFATVGLDKKLYTYDTGSRQPSHCISYKAPFSSLAFRGDGWVLAAGTSSGDVVFYDVRGKPEPFTGIRAYSSSEAVTSLCWQRSKPVVVNESNCTVETALLGDAVEDSILMPDQLPSVTSSSLSLSMAVSSSRNSGRSSLSAETTSVTAAGSGLTSSILCVSTGEDTPQRGRLWPGGTLHRLHPPRSTYNFKDDMEVFSPLVDVHPITPSLDKLWDDDKSKKDNLSGRRFPFAEDGASDHPIFDWKPSSTSTQDDIKSSFALLESTPAPSSKSEDPSITPPEAWGGERFSDKFRQPITFTSRIGMSAQTSGPTLSGLPDMSLTAKFANLRTKDLSSIQETSLGFPEHISSSAMPMSPGNKALLGQANLDSPTSLTLPRRFSTYAERISTTSNFSDRTSLAVSSPKTKKTGAEGREELLNSILSKSDTSTATESGVLPAMNGGSSHLQNAPQQDAQQGSSFTFQIFQRTLEETLDSFQKSIHEDMRNLHIEILRQFHMQETEMSNVMTAMLENQAELMKEVKSLRKENQQLRQLL